A single region of the Lactobacillus xylocopicola genome encodes:
- a CDS encoding Dps family protein — protein MKYPKTKEVLNQLVADLTQMQMIVHQHHWYMRGNRFLKLHPYLDKVMDELADQLDQVSERLITLDGSPVSTLSEIAAKTKIKDEPGNWNETIDERYAKIIAGYHYLDQLYEQGIKASDEEGDYSTNDLLTGFHTEIEKRIWMMAGEINQAPELDPE, from the coding sequence ATGAAATATCCTAAGACAAAAGAAGTATTAAACCAACTGGTTGCTGACCTTACGCAGATGCAGATGATTGTCCACCAACATCATTGGTATATGCGGGGCAACCGTTTCTTAAAATTGCACCCGTATTTGGATAAGGTCATGGACGAGTTAGCAGACCAGCTTGATCAAGTGTCGGAGCGCCTGATTACACTTGACGGTTCCCCGGTTTCTACTTTAAGTGAAATTGCCGCCAAAACTAAAATTAAGGATGAACCAGGCAACTGGAATGAAACGATCGATGAACGCTATGCCAAGATTATTGCGGGCTATCATTACCTTGATCAACTCTATGAACAAGGGATCAAAGCTAGTGATGAGGAAGGCGATTATTCTACTAATGATCTACTGACCGGTTTTCATACTGAGATTGAAAAGCGGATTTGGATGATGGCAGGTGAAATTAACCAGGCGCCAGAACTTGATCCGGAATAA
- the rpiA gene encoding ribose-5-phosphate isomerase RpiA yields the protein MDKQAQDKLKEQAGVKAASLVKSGMKLGVGTGSTVAYLIAELGRRKKEEGLELAAIATTSSRSKKQLEDQGFMVTELAAIDQLDLTIDGADRLATNFDGIKGGGGALTMEKNVAINSKRVMWIVDESKLVDRLGGFPLPVEVLPVSCEQNFRRFQAEGLKPAWRMAGNQRFVTHYGNYLIDLKVDPIPVPHSLAAYLDQTVGVVEHGLFLDMCDEVIIAHTSGAIEDRQKY from the coding sequence ATGGATAAACAAGCACAAGATAAGCTCAAGGAGCAAGCTGGCGTAAAGGCTGCTAGCTTGGTTAAGTCCGGGATGAAGTTAGGCGTGGGGACGGGTTCAACCGTTGCCTATTTGATTGCCGAATTGGGTCGACGGAAAAAAGAAGAGGGCCTAGAGTTAGCAGCGATTGCTACGACTTCTAGTAGGAGTAAGAAGCAGCTAGAAGACCAGGGTTTCATGGTGACAGAGCTAGCCGCCATTGATCAGCTAGATCTGACCATTGACGGGGCTGATCGCTTGGCCACGAATTTTGATGGTATTAAAGGTGGCGGTGGAGCTCTAACCATGGAAAAAAACGTGGCAATTAATTCGAAGCGGGTAATGTGGATTGTCGACGAGTCTAAACTAGTTGACCGTCTGGGTGGCTTCCCCCTGCCCGTTGAGGTCTTGCCCGTTTCTTGCGAACAGAATTTCCGCCGCTTTCAGGCAGAGGGGTTAAAGCCAGCCTGGCGCATGGCAGGCAATCAGCGCTTTGTGACGCATTATGGTAACTATCTGATTGACCTCAAGGTCGATCCCATCCCTGTGCCGCATAGTCTAGCCGCATACTTGGATCAGACCGTTGGTGTCGTAGAACATGGTTTGTTCCTCGACATGTGTGATGAAGTTATCATTGCGCACACGAGTGGTGCAATAGAGGATCGCCAGAAGTATTAA
- a CDS encoding nucleoside hydrolase, translated as MTKKPLIISTDPGIDDVAAITIALFAEQVDVKLLAATWGNVPLAKTLINTLKLETFLKTKVPVVSGATLPLMRKIIDAADVHGKSGMAGYEFPEPDQSLLVPGLAAERIHDLVANSPEKVTLMQIGPATDFALYFRQFPADLANIEQLVIMGGAIGRGNWGPYSEYNVAGDPEAAQIVFSSGVKILLAPLELGHQAFVSQSTLHELQTLGRTGDMLYHLLTNLNDKTDTDGREIYDALAVGMLLNPAMYTFRPAYVVVDTKSPSAYGASIIDFDNFFKQPANVQVGVSVDREAFADWFITAIKKAH; from the coding sequence ATGACGAAAAAACCGTTGATCATTAGTACTGATCCTGGAATTGATGATGTAGCGGCAATTACGATTGCCCTGTTTGCCGAGCAAGTTGATGTTAAGCTGCTAGCAGCAACTTGGGGAAATGTCCCTTTAGCCAAAACATTAATCAACACGCTAAAATTAGAGACCTTTTTAAAAACTAAGGTGCCAGTCGTTAGTGGGGCTACCCTGCCGCTAATGCGGAAGATTATTGATGCTGCTGATGTTCACGGCAAAAGCGGGATGGCAGGGTATGAATTCCCTGAGCCCGACCAGAGTTTATTAGTTCCTGGTCTTGCAGCTGAGCGCATCCATGACTTGGTGGCTAATAGCCCTGAAAAAGTCACTTTGATGCAAATTGGGCCAGCAACCGATTTTGCCCTTTACTTTAGACAATTTCCTGCTGATTTGGCTAACATTGAACAGCTAGTAATCATGGGTGGTGCAATCGGCCGGGGTAACTGGGGGCCATACAGCGAATATAATGTTGCTGGCGATCCCGAGGCCGCACAGATTGTTTTTTCGAGTGGGGTCAAGATTTTACTAGCTCCGCTAGAATTAGGCCACCAAGCCTTTGTAAGTCAAAGCACCCTGCATGAATTACAGACTTTAGGTCGAACTGGCGATATGCTCTATCATTTGTTGACCAACTTAAATGATAAGACAGACACGGATGGCCGTGAAATATATGACGCGTTGGCTGTTGGGATGTTGCTTAATCCGGCAATGTACACCTTCAGACCAGCCTATGTCGTTGTTGATACTAAGAGTCCCAGTGCTTATGGCGCTTCAATTATTGATTTTGACAACTTCTTTAAGCAACCGGCCAATGTTCAAGTGGGAGTCAGCGTCGACCGTGAGGCTTTTGCGGATTGGTTCATTACCGCAATCAAAAAAGCGCACTAA
- a CDS encoding GntR family transcriptional regulator, which yields MADFVYRTVMHDIKQNILDNKYEGMRLPDERSLAEHYQVSRSSMKRAMEQLSQQGIVFKKRGSGTFINPLYLKNQSLFRYEGSNLGLTDSLKMPGKTQGIKLLDYHVIEAPKAIAQDLFLNSGDFVYEFRRLRLLDNRPFLIETGYLPIKIVPELKPEHLQKSLFNYLEDTQNKVVTKSFLNITVEPSSQEDQSRLNLTATEPVGVLEGIFFLDDGTPFEVSTMRIHYQYMRFNTFVNLNK from the coding sequence ATGGCAGATTTCGTTTATCGAACTGTGATGCATGACATTAAACAGAATATTTTAGATAACAAGTACGAAGGGATGCGTCTGCCAGATGAGCGGAGTTTAGCTGAACACTACCAGGTCAGTCGTTCTTCGATGAAGCGGGCAATGGAGCAGCTCTCACAGCAAGGGATTGTTTTTAAAAAAAGGGGCAGTGGCACCTTCATTAACCCACTTTATTTAAAAAATCAGTCCCTCTTTCGTTATGAGGGGTCAAATCTGGGCCTGACTGACAGTCTGAAGATGCCAGGGAAGACTCAGGGGATTAAGCTACTTGACTATCACGTCATTGAAGCACCCAAGGCAATTGCCCAGGATTTATTTCTTAATTCCGGCGACTTTGTCTATGAGTTTCGGCGTCTGCGTTTGTTAGATAACCGTCCATTTTTGATTGAAACCGGCTACTTACCGATCAAGATTGTACCGGAGTTAAAGCCTGAACACTTGCAGAAGTCGCTCTTTAATTACTTGGAAGACACGCAAAATAAAGTAGTGACTAAATCATTTCTCAATATTACGGTTGAACCCTCCAGTCAGGAAGATCAGAGTCGTTTAAACTTAACTGCGACCGAGCCCGTGGGCGTGTTGGAAGGAATTTTCTTTTTAGACGACGGTACGCCGTTTGAAGTATCTACGATGCGGATTCATTACCAGTACATGCGCTTCAATACCTTTGTTAATTTGAATAAGTAA
- a CDS encoding bacteriocin immunity protein: MQAFFIGSSAQKRDLLNKEVYQELEQFYCSFFSNIYNELNIAKYKHIRDAIGLVMRKFDACDHPLAYTGKLVMYIQGQLALNHLQLTKQQRQLLHKLADQTKNINLNFVYSGPLTDAHQFSSI; this comes from the coding sequence ATGCAAGCCTTTTTTATTGGTAGTTCGGCGCAAAAACGTGACTTACTAAATAAAGAAGTGTATCAAGAATTAGAGCAATTTTATTGTAGTTTTTTTTCCAATATTTATAATGAATTGAATATTGCTAAATATAAGCACATTCGTGATGCGATTGGGCTAGTCATGCGTAAGTTTGACGCCTGTGACCATCCGCTAGCTTATACTGGCAAGTTGGTAATGTATATTCAGGGACAACTTGCCCTTAATCACTTACAGTTAACCAAGCAACAACGCCAATTACTGCACAAGCTAGCGGACCAGACCAAAAACATTAATTTGAACTTTGTTTATTCAGGACCGCTCACGGATGCACATCAATTTAGCAGTATTTAA
- a CDS encoding DeoR/GlpR family DNA-binding transcription regulator: protein MTQEERIYKIKQLLAEKHHLVTRDLATYFAVSFDTARRDVLQLTSTGQAIRVHGGLIANNQDGVPNFLARSQIASPIKTKMAQMAKRFVHPNQCDFIGPSTTLKKLCELIDGLNLQIVTNSIDNSLELMQATLPQVRLLGGKIDKTHRFSYSVTALETLKRMSFNTAFIGTSNVRSDGIYLAKMSDSELIRVAASRAKQVVVVAEKYKFNSRNNSPYLSIPLSQIDVLITDEPLPQELSSNFSPNTQIIPVLRR from the coding sequence ATGACTCAAGAAGAGCGTATTTACAAGATTAAGCAACTTTTAGCCGAAAAACACCATTTAGTGACGAGGGACTTGGCGACCTATTTTGCCGTTTCCTTTGACACCGCCCGCCGTGATGTCTTGCAGTTGACTTCGACTGGGCAAGCGATTAGGGTACACGGCGGGCTAATTGCAAACAATCAGGACGGTGTGCCCAATTTTTTAGCAAGAAGTCAAATTGCTTCTCCCATTAAGACCAAGATGGCCCAAATGGCTAAACGCTTTGTCCATCCCAATCAATGCGACTTTATTGGTCCCTCAACTACCCTAAAAAAGTTGTGTGAACTAATCGATGGCCTGAACTTACAAATTGTCACTAATTCGATCGATAATTCGCTGGAATTAATGCAGGCTACCTTGCCGCAAGTCCGCCTGCTCGGCGGAAAAATTGATAAAACCCACCGGTTCAGTTATTCAGTTACGGCACTTGAGACGCTTAAACGGATGAGTTTTAATACCGCCTTTATCGGTACTTCTAACGTTAGAAGTGATGGTATCTATCTGGCCAAAATGAGTGATTCTGAACTAATTAGGGTTGCCGCTTCAAGAGCTAAACAAGTTGTGGTAGTCGCCGAAAAATACAAGTTCAATAGTCGAAATAATTCTCCTTACCTGTCGATCCCCTTGAGTCAGATCGATGTCCTGATTACGGACGAACCTCTGCCCCAAGAACTTAGTAGCAATTTTTCACCAAATACCCAGATTATTCCAGTACTAAGGAGGTGA
- a CDS encoding phosphoketolase family protein, whose amino-acid sequence MAVDYDSQDFLKSVDAHWRAANYLSVGQLFLMDNPLLKHELVATEVKPKPIGHWGTISPQNFLYAHLNRIIKKYDLDMFYIEGSGHGGQVMVSNAYLDGSYSELYPEIQQNEAGMAKLFKRFSFPGGSASHAAPETPGSIHEGGELGYSISHGTGAILDNPDVIAAVEVGDGEAETGPLAASWFSDKFINPIKDGAILPILQINGYKISNPTIVSRMSDEELTKYFEGMGWHPYIISAYQGGEFDGYQDHMQVHAEMAQLMDTVIEEIKAIQHHARANNDATVPHWPMIIFRVPKGWTGPKFDVDGNPVENSFRAHQIPLPVDQDHMEHKEMLVDWLMSYRPAELFDEAGAPTALVKADNVSGEQRMAMNPITNGGQAAKRLNLPDYRKYALKIDQPGSVEAEDMTEWAKYLNEIADLNPDNFRGFGPDETKSNRLFKLLDQQKRQWEGSIHTPNDENLAPSGRLLDSQLSEHQAEGWLEGYVLTGRHGFFATYESFGRVVDSMLTQHMKWLRKAKEQYWRKDYPALNFVATSTVFQQDHNGYTHQDPGILTHLYEKNRPDLIHEYLPADTNSLLAVSQKAFSERECINILVTSKQVRPQWFSIDEATRLADHGLSYIDWASTDQNAKPDVVFASTETEPTMETLAAIDLLHKEFPALKLRYINVIDVMKLINPVDNPEAISTTEFDQLFPSDVPVIFAWHGYKAMMESIWFGRNRSNVHIHCYEEEGDITTPFDMRVVNELDRFHLAKDAILSVPQYADQSAGFVSKMDNLLAKHHQYIRDHGKDMPEVTGWKWSGLKQN is encoded by the coding sequence ATGGCAGTTGATTATGATTCGCAAGACTTCTTAAAAAGCGTTGACGCACACTGGCGTGCCGCTAACTATCTTTCAGTTGGACAGCTCTTTTTGATGGACAATCCATTGTTAAAACATGAGCTAGTGGCTACTGAAGTTAAGCCCAAGCCGATTGGTCACTGGGGGACAATTTCTCCGCAGAATTTTTTGTATGCCCACTTAAATCGGATAATTAAAAAATATGATTTGGACATGTTTTACATTGAGGGCTCTGGTCACGGCGGTCAGGTAATGGTTTCTAACGCCTACCTTGATGGTTCTTACAGCGAACTTTATCCTGAAATTCAACAAAATGAAGCGGGAATGGCCAAACTGTTCAAACGTTTTAGTTTTCCTGGTGGTTCGGCTTCTCACGCTGCTCCAGAAACACCTGGTTCCATTCATGAAGGTGGTGAATTGGGCTATTCCATCTCTCACGGTACTGGGGCAATCTTGGATAATCCAGATGTGATTGCTGCGGTTGAAGTCGGTGATGGCGAAGCTGAAACAGGCCCGCTGGCTGCTAGTTGGTTCAGCGACAAGTTCATTAACCCAATCAAAGACGGGGCTATTTTGCCTATTTTGCAAATTAATGGCTACAAGATTTCTAACCCAACCATTGTTTCCAGAATGTCCGATGAAGAATTAACTAAATATTTCGAAGGGATGGGCTGGCACCCTTACATCATTTCGGCATACCAAGGCGGCGAGTTTGATGGTTATCAAGACCACATGCAGGTACACGCGGAAATGGCCCAGTTGATGGACACCGTGATCGAAGAAATTAAGGCGATTCAGCACCATGCACGAGCAAATAACGATGCGACCGTACCACACTGGCCAATGATTATTTTTCGGGTGCCGAAGGGTTGGACTGGTCCCAAGTTTGATGTCGATGGCAACCCGGTGGAAAACTCATTTAGAGCCCACCAAATTCCCCTGCCAGTGGACCAAGACCACATGGAGCATAAGGAGATGCTGGTTGATTGGCTCATGTCTTACCGACCAGCAGAATTATTTGATGAAGCGGGCGCGCCGACTGCGCTCGTCAAAGCAGACAATGTTAGCGGCGAACAGCGCATGGCCATGAACCCAATCACTAATGGTGGCCAAGCGGCCAAGCGCCTGAATTTACCCGACTACCGCAAGTATGCCCTCAAAATTGATCAACCTGGGTCAGTTGAAGCAGAAGATATGACAGAATGGGCTAAATATCTTAACGAAATTGCCGACCTAAATCCGGATAACTTCCGTGGATTTGGTCCGGATGAGACTAAGTCAAACCGGCTATTTAAGTTGCTTGATCAACAAAAGCGGCAGTGGGAAGGTTCAATCCATACACCTAATGATGAAAACTTAGCTCCAAGTGGCCGCCTGCTTGACTCCCAACTATCGGAGCACCAGGCTGAAGGCTGGCTTGAAGGTTATGTCTTAACGGGGCGGCACGGTTTCTTTGCTACTTATGAGTCTTTTGGTCGGGTAGTTGACTCAATGTTGACGCAGCACATGAAATGGTTGCGCAAGGCTAAGGAACAATATTGGCGTAAGGACTATCCGGCACTTAACTTTGTTGCCACCTCGACGGTTTTCCAGCAAGATCATAACGGGTATACACACCAAGATCCCGGTATTTTGACTCATCTGTATGAAAAGAACCGGCCGGATCTGATTCATGAATACCTGCCAGCAGATACCAACTCGCTTTTGGCTGTTTCCCAGAAAGCCTTCAGTGAGCGGGAATGCATTAATATTCTGGTAACTTCCAAGCAGGTTCGGCCGCAATGGTTCTCAATCGATGAGGCGACTAGGCTTGCTGACCACGGTCTATCCTATATTGATTGGGCCTCAACGGATCAAAATGCTAAACCGGATGTGGTCTTTGCTTCGACTGAGACCGAACCAACGATGGAAACATTGGCGGCCATTGATCTTTTACACAAGGAGTTTCCAGCGCTTAAGCTGCGCTACATTAACGTCATCGACGTGATGAAGCTAATCAATCCGGTGGACAACCCAGAAGCAATTTCGACCACCGAATTTGACCAACTATTCCCAAGTGATGTTCCGGTAATCTTCGCTTGGCACGGCTACAAGGCAATGATGGAATCAATCTGGTTTGGGCGCAACCGTAGCAACGTTCATATTCACTGCTATGAAGAAGAGGGCGATATTACTACCCCCTTTGACATGCGGGTGGTCAACGAGCTTGACCGCTTCCACTTGGCCAAAGATGCCATCCTGAGTGTGCCCCAATACGCCGACCAGAGTGCTGGCTTTGTAAGTAAGATGGATAATTTGTTAGCCAAGCACCACCAATACATTCGTGACCATGGTAAGGATATGCCGGAAGTGACGGGGTGGAAATGGTCCGGCTTGAAGCAAAACTAA
- a CDS encoding metallophosphoesterase, which translates to MSKQINVLTTTDLHGFIANQGDQPALALQGLKQKFSHSLLMDSGDFFVGNPLTTFFTTEMAVSPLVAYANKVGFDVMVPGNHDFDHGIAYLKEQVKHLDADYVCCNVFSEEGELIFPPFAIKEVAGIKLGVIGLLTSRMSMISDFEVTRGVVVKEALLELKKQVAALREQVDLVLVGYHGGLERDLATHSEINYATGEDEAYKLISQTEGIDGFSCGHQHRVNHGQLKQTLVVQCGYRGSYFGHLTFDFNEQTEVVKRQEEVLATNSLLPAQKGDFYKEEDYQKWLKESLDLTHLTEFLQEKYGRQHMGIFISLQGKSRQQVINSFTIPYGVRIYHLSLAEYQTLLKQDWTFKVEDYPAGAQDFVIMTNSYEVPEYRLTDQFVDNIFDEYSYYLKQHD; encoded by the coding sequence ATGAGTAAGCAAATCAATGTGTTAACTACCACCGATCTGCATGGTTTTATTGCCAATCAGGGCGATCAGCCGGCTTTAGCTCTGCAAGGGTTAAAACAAAAATTTTCGCATTCATTACTAATGGACAGTGGCGATTTTTTTGTAGGGAATCCCTTAACAACCTTTTTTACAACGGAAATGGCGGTTTCACCCTTGGTCGCATACGCCAATAAAGTTGGCTTCGATGTGATGGTGCCAGGCAACCATGACTTCGATCACGGCATTGCCTATTTAAAAGAGCAGGTTAAACACCTGGATGCAGACTATGTTTGTTGTAATGTCTTTTCAGAGGAAGGTGAACTGATTTTCCCACCATTTGCCATTAAAGAAGTTGCGGGCATCAAGCTTGGCGTAATTGGTCTTTTAACCAGCAGGATGTCGATGATCAGTGACTTTGAGGTAACGCGTGGCGTGGTTGTAAAGGAAGCCTTGCTCGAACTGAAAAAGCAAGTAGCAGCCCTGCGTGAGCAAGTTGACTTAGTTCTGGTTGGCTACCATGGTGGACTTGAGCGGGATTTAGCGACTCATAGCGAGATTAATTATGCCACCGGTGAAGATGAAGCATACAAACTAATATCACAGACTGAAGGAATTGACGGTTTCAGTTGCGGTCACCAACACCGCGTTAATCATGGTCAACTTAAGCAAACCTTAGTTGTGCAGTGTGGCTATCGCGGCAGCTATTTTGGTCATTTGACCTTTGACTTTAATGAACAAACGGAAGTCGTTAAGCGCCAGGAAGAAGTGCTGGCAACGAACTCTTTACTACCAGCGCAAAAGGGCGATTTTTATAAAGAGGAAGACTACCAGAAGTGGCTAAAGGAATCATTGGACCTCACTCATTTGACCGAATTTTTGCAGGAAAAATATGGTCGCCAGCACATGGGGATTTTTATTAGTTTGCAGGGTAAGAGCAGGCAGCAAGTGATAAACTCCTTCACTATTCCTTATGGTGTCAGGATCTATCACCTGAGTTTAGCTGAATATCAGACCCTGCTTAAACAGGATTGGACGTTTAAAGTAGAAGATTATCCAGCAGGTGCGCAAGACTTTGTGATTATGACTAATTCATATGAAGTACCAGAGTACCGGCTAACAGATCAGTTTGTCGATAATATTTTTGACGAGTATTCATACTACTTGAAGCAGCACGATTAA
- a CDS encoding nucleoside transporter C-terminal domain-containing protein — protein sequence MGIIGIVLVLGLLYWASFDRQKVDFKSILFLFVTELVILFLILKTSIGNSIIKGLSGSLNIISASSSKGINFVFGDLKNPAAASQFFLDVLLPLIFICALIELLQYLRILPFIIKYVGKVLKKLFHIDEINAFTILSYPFVSNGVFVPFKDQMKNMSPNQLFTLSIYTLSNTTVTMLASYMHIIKSEYIIVALVLNLFTSIIVAKIVAPYDVSQVNYEISTKDTNQKSLITRLLDSMNLGFKLAINISISIIGFVSLITFVNIIFKAICGKTLTALIGYVCAPIAFLMGIDLHSAISAGTVLATKAFTNIFVAIDQINMNTVPVKTQAIVSVFLISFANLPNLGTTLGIMHTMVDEDHGEAIASHALRLFLVATGVSIINGALAGLFYSF from the coding sequence ATGGGAATAATTGGAATAGTATTAGTGCTTGGACTATTATACTGGGCAAGTTTTGATCGCCAAAAGGTTGATTTTAAGTCAATTCTGTTTTTGTTTGTGACCGAATTGGTGATCTTATTTTTGATTTTAAAAACATCGATTGGTAATTCGATTATCAAGGGCTTGTCTGGCAGCCTAAATATTATCAGTGCATCAAGCAGCAAGGGAATTAACTTTGTGTTTGGGGACCTCAAAAATCCGGCGGCGGCTTCACAGTTTTTCTTGGACGTGCTGCTACCCTTAATCTTTATCTGTGCCCTGATTGAGTTGCTGCAGTATCTGCGCATTCTGCCATTCATAATTAAATATGTTGGTAAGGTGCTAAAAAAGCTTTTCCACATTGATGAAATTAACGCCTTCACGATTTTGAGTTATCCTTTTGTCAGCAACGGGGTTTTTGTTCCGTTCAAGGATCAAATGAAGAACATGTCGCCCAACCAGCTGTTTACGCTATCAATTTATACACTATCTAATACGACAGTAACGATGCTGGCCTCATACATGCATATCATCAAGTCGGAATACATCATTGTGGCGTTGGTGCTCAACCTGTTTACTTCGATTATCGTTGCAAAAATTGTTGCACCCTACGATGTTAGCCAGGTTAACTATGAGATTTCAACTAAAGATACTAACCAAAAGTCGTTGATCACCCGTCTACTTGACAGTATGAACCTCGGTTTTAAGTTAGCCATCAACATTTCTATTTCAATCATTGGTTTTGTCTCACTGATTACCTTTGTTAATATCATTTTCAAGGCAATTTGTGGCAAAACGTTGACGGCGTTAATTGGTTATGTTTGTGCACCGATTGCTTTCTTAATGGGGATTGATCTGCATTCAGCAATTAGTGCAGGCACGGTTCTGGCTACCAAAGCCTTTACTAATATCTTTGTGGCAATCGATCAGATTAACATGAATACTGTTCCAGTTAAAACTCAGGCGATCGTTAGCGTTTTTTTGATTTCCTTTGCTAATCTGCCTAACTTGGGTACAACCCTGGGGATTATGCATACCATGGTTGATGAAGACCATGGTGAAGCGATCGCCAGCCATGCCTTGCGCCTGTTCTTGGTTGCAACCGGGGTCAGCATTATTAACGGTGCCTTAGCTGGGCTATTCTATTCATTTTAA